In Janibacter alkaliphilus, the following proteins share a genomic window:
- a CDS encoding NUDIX domain-containing protein, which translates to MSPGSGDISADPVAAEGTAAATDAETTPLRDELGEQHVLTSEVAFHGAIWDVRRDTFDLAGQRLTREVVDHPGAVAVLALDAQDRAVLIRQYRHPIAAHEWEIPAGLLDIPGEDPLVAARRELAEETDLQAEEWSVLVDYWSSPGGMDEALRVYLARGLSEVPAAERFQREGEEAHLLQRRVPLDEARDAVLAGHVHNATLIIAVLTAERMRAEGWRDLRPGDSPWPVHPGRRAEAP; encoded by the coding sequence ATGAGCCCGGGCTCCGGCGACATCTCCGCAGACCCGGTGGCGGCCGAGGGCACCGCGGCGGCGACCGACGCCGAGACCACACCGCTGCGCGACGAGCTGGGCGAGCAGCACGTGCTCACCAGCGAGGTCGCCTTCCACGGAGCGATCTGGGACGTGCGCCGGGACACCTTCGACCTGGCCGGCCAGCGGCTCACCCGGGAGGTCGTCGACCACCCCGGCGCGGTCGCCGTGCTGGCTCTGGACGCCCAGGACCGGGCGGTGCTCATCCGCCAGTACCGCCACCCGATCGCCGCGCACGAGTGGGAGATCCCCGCCGGGCTGCTCGACATCCCCGGCGAGGACCCGCTGGTGGCCGCCCGGCGCGAGCTCGCCGAGGAGACCGACCTGCAGGCCGAGGAGTGGTCGGTGCTCGTCGACTACTGGTCCTCGCCCGGCGGGATGGACGAGGCCCTGCGCGTCTACCTGGCCCGCGGGCTGAGCGAGGTGCCCGCCGCCGAGCGCTTCCAGCGCGAGGGGGAGGAGGCGCACCTGCTGCAGCGGCGGGTGCCGCTGGACGAGGCCCGCGACGCCGTACTCGCCGGCCACGTGCACAACGCCACGCTGATCATCGCGGTGCTGACCGCCGAGCGGATGCGCGCCGAGGGATGGCGCGACCTGCGCCCCGGGGACAGCCCGTGGCCGGTGCACCCCGGTCGCCGGGCCGAGGCGCCATGA
- a CDS encoding APC family permease, whose translation MSSTEQTGQTQGRRHDHTSEMTRVLGRLNVVAVAFGAMIGFGWIVLTGGFLEEAGTLGAALAFVIGGAVVLLVALTYAELVAAMPHVGGEHNYVLRAMGSRPAFVTSWTLVLGYTSVVAFEAVALPQTMLYLFPDMLAGRLWSVAGYDVYLSWVAVGVGAAVLMTVINYVGVRPAAVFQTAAVLFLLVVGVVLVTGAFVGGDTTNMRPLFTGGAAGIIAVLVATPFLFVGFDVIPQSAEEIDLDFRRIGQVLLLSVWLAIGWYVMIMLTVGSAMPAAELADSDLAAADGMSALWGSETMGVVLVLGGIAGILTSWNGFLLGASRLVYAMARSGMLPRWFARLHPRYRTPTNAILFIGGLSVLAPLFGEQTLVWLVDAGGLAIVVAFLMVSLSFLVLRRREPEMPRPFRAPGGQALGVVAAVLAAGLAVLFLPAMPAALIWPYEWVIIGAWALLGLVFVRTVPRIAPGPEAEERLTRATRER comes from the coding sequence ATGAGCAGCACCGAGCAGACCGGGCAGACGCAGGGACGCCGGCACGACCACACGTCCGAGATGACCCGGGTGCTGGGCCGCCTGAACGTCGTCGCCGTCGCCTTCGGCGCGATGATCGGCTTCGGCTGGATCGTGCTCACCGGCGGCTTCCTCGAGGAGGCCGGCACCCTGGGGGCCGCGCTCGCCTTCGTCATCGGCGGCGCCGTGGTGCTGCTGGTGGCCCTGACCTACGCCGAGCTCGTCGCGGCGATGCCGCACGTCGGCGGCGAGCACAACTACGTGCTGCGGGCGATGGGCTCGCGGCCCGCCTTCGTCACCTCGTGGACCCTCGTGCTCGGCTACACCAGCGTCGTCGCCTTCGAGGCGGTGGCGCTGCCGCAGACGATGCTCTACCTCTTCCCGGACATGCTCGCCGGCCGGCTGTGGAGCGTGGCCGGCTACGACGTCTACCTCTCCTGGGTGGCGGTCGGGGTCGGCGCCGCGGTGCTGATGACCGTCATCAACTACGTCGGGGTGCGCCCGGCCGCGGTCTTCCAGACGGCGGCCGTGCTCTTCCTGCTCGTCGTCGGGGTGGTCCTGGTGACCGGCGCCTTCGTCGGCGGCGACACGACGAACATGCGGCCTCTCTTCACCGGTGGTGCCGCCGGGATCATCGCTGTGCTCGTGGCCACCCCCTTCCTCTTCGTCGGCTTCGACGTCATCCCGCAGTCGGCGGAGGAGATCGACCTCGACTTCCGCCGGATCGGCCAGGTGCTGCTGCTCTCGGTCTGGCTGGCGATCGGCTGGTACGTCATGATCATGCTCACCGTCGGCTCGGCGATGCCGGCCGCCGAGCTCGCCGACAGCGACCTGGCCGCGGCCGACGGGATGAGCGCGCTGTGGGGGAGCGAGACGATGGGCGTGGTCCTCGTCCTCGGCGGCATCGCCGGCATCCTCACCTCGTGGAACGGCTTCCTGCTCGGCGCCTCCCGGCTGGTCTACGCGATGGCCCGCTCCGGGATGCTGCCGCGCTGGTTCGCCCGGCTGCACCCGCGCTACCGCACCCCCACCAACGCCATCCTCTTCATCGGCGGCCTGTCGGTGCTGGCCCCGCTCTTCGGCGAGCAGACGCTGGTCTGGCTGGTCGACGCCGGCGGGCTGGCCATCGTCGTCGCCTTCCTCATGGTCTCGCTGAGCTTCCTCGTGCTGCGCCGCCGCGAGCCGGAGATGCCGCGCCCCTTCCGCGCCCCCGGCGGCCAGGCGCTCGGGGTGGTCGCCGCGGTGCTGGCCGCCGGGCTGGCGGTGCTCTTCCTCCCGGCGATGCCGGCCGCGCTGATCTGGCCCTACGAGTGGGTGATCATCGGGGCCTGGGCGCTGCTCGGGCTGGTCTTCGTCCGCACGGTGCCGCGGATCGCACCCGGCCCGGAGGCCGAGGAGCGGCTCACCCGGGCCACCCGGGAGCGCTGA
- a CDS encoding GNAT family N-acetyltransferase has protein sequence MDLVQAVTTKAELLRVTRDHPAVEFDQAAQVRALVLDDGPSWAAVAVKLTRTHGSTLDVVGSDTATAARLVSDPALARLLAEVRPDGVTVDRALAPDLLPRLGLEEGRAARWEWMITRTPPPPTRQDHRVVVLDEDRADELTTFIDAVSPRADARPFAWPGQEWVGVRADDGTLAAVGCRMPSVGDYPLLAGIATHPANRGQGLGAAVTAELTRRGLAEAGVCTLEMYSTNATARRIYRRLGYGETREWTSTAFA, from the coding sequence ATGGACCTCGTGCAGGCCGTGACCACGAAGGCCGAGCTGCTCCGGGTCACCCGGGACCACCCGGCCGTCGAGTTCGACCAGGCCGCGCAGGTCCGGGCCCTCGTCCTCGACGACGGCCCGAGCTGGGCGGCCGTGGCGGTCAAGCTCACCCGCACCCACGGCTCGACCCTCGACGTCGTCGGCAGCGACACCGCGACTGCCGCCCGGCTGGTCAGCGACCCCGCGCTCGCGCGCCTCCTGGCCGAGGTGCGGCCGGACGGGGTGACCGTCGACCGTGCCCTGGCACCGGACCTGCTGCCCCGGCTCGGGCTCGAGGAGGGCCGAGCCGCGAGATGGGAGTGGATGATCACCCGCACCCCGCCGCCGCCGACCCGCCAGGATCACCGCGTCGTCGTCCTCGACGAGGACCGCGCCGACGAGCTCACCACCTTCATCGACGCGGTGAGCCCCCGCGCGGACGCGCGCCCCTTCGCCTGGCCCGGCCAGGAGTGGGTCGGGGTGCGCGCCGACGACGGGACCCTCGCCGCCGTCGGCTGCCGGATGCCGTCGGTCGGCGACTACCCGCTGCTCGCCGGGATCGCCACCCACCCGGCAAACCGGGGCCAGGGCCTGGGCGCGGCGGTCACCGCCGAGCTCACCCGGCGCGGCCTCGCCGAGGCCGGCGTCTGCACGCTGGAGATGTACTCGACGAACGCCACCGCGCGTCGGATCTACCGCCGTCTCGGGTACGGCGAGACGCGGGAGTGGACCAGCACGGCGTTCGCCTGA
- a CDS encoding glycosyltransferase, which produces MSREPTIDPQAGQTQEPTADEQIPVRVALVALSATGGIAAHVGQLRADLATLGATVITVTDAVTRTSLEPGWARDQERSEGSTVLVGRREPPTGARPRRAPRWWPSSARRALAGADVVHAHGFRAGLLAAALTPRRVPVVISLHNEMRGRGPRHRVGALVARVVLRRAALVTGASTDLVELARDLGARRAELAEVPSARVPDLLTAPVPGHRERAGQALRLLAREGVVGSDDAEKGGAEPLQSTDPGSDGLPTPALVLTIARVAPQKDLATLVDAAARARDRTPAGQAPASWVVVGAGDPQLREELRTRAEALRAPVHLVGAQEDVSAWLRAASVLVLTSEWEARALVVQEALAAGTPVVATEVGGLPDLLTGIGALVPPGDPAAVAAEVARVLDDPEEAGRRATAGRERAAGWADGIATARRWLARYAQLRA; this is translated from the coding sequence ATGAGCCGGGAGCCGACGATCGACCCCCAGGCCGGCCAGACCCAGGAGCCGACAGCCGACGAGCAGATCCCGGTGCGGGTGGCGCTGGTCGCGCTGTCCGCCACCGGGGGGATCGCCGCGCACGTCGGCCAGCTGCGCGCCGACCTGGCCACCCTCGGGGCGACGGTGATCACCGTGACCGACGCGGTGACCCGGACCAGCCTGGAGCCGGGGTGGGCTCGCGACCAGGAGCGGTCCGAAGGGAGCACCGTGCTGGTGGGCCGGAGGGAACCGCCGACCGGCGCCCGGCCGAGGCGCGCCCCGCGCTGGTGGCCCTCGTCGGCGCGCCGAGCCCTGGCCGGCGCGGACGTGGTGCACGCCCACGGGTTCCGGGCCGGGCTGCTGGCCGCCGCGCTCACCCCGAGACGCGTGCCGGTCGTCATCAGCCTGCACAACGAGATGCGCGGCCGCGGTCCGCGCCACCGGGTCGGGGCGCTGGTCGCCCGGGTCGTGCTGCGGCGGGCCGCGCTGGTCACCGGTGCCAGCACCGACCTGGTCGAGCTGGCCCGCGATCTGGGTGCCCGGCGGGCCGAGCTCGCCGAGGTGCCCTCGGCCCGGGTGCCAGACCTGCTCACGGCTCCCGTCCCCGGCCACCGGGAGCGAGCGGGGCAAGCGCTCCGGCTGCTCGCGCGCGAAGGGGTCGTCGGGAGCGACGACGCCGAGAAGGGCGGAGCAGAGCCTCTGCAGAGCACCGACCCCGGGAGCGATGGCCTCCCGACGCCGGCCCTGGTGCTGACCATCGCCCGGGTCGCCCCGCAGAAGGACCTCGCCACCCTGGTCGACGCCGCCGCGCGGGCCCGCGACCGCACCCCGGCGGGACAGGCGCCGGCGTCCTGGGTCGTCGTCGGCGCCGGAGACCCGCAGCTGCGCGAGGAGCTGCGCACCCGGGCGGAGGCGCTGCGCGCCCCGGTGCACCTGGTCGGCGCCCAGGAGGACGTCTCGGCCTGGCTGCGCGCCGCCTCGGTGCTCGTGCTGACCAGCGAGTGGGAGGCCCGGGCCCTGGTGGTGCAGGAGGCGCTCGCGGCCGGGACACCGGTCGTCGCGACTGAGGTCGGGGGACTGCCGGACCTGCTGACCGGGATCGGCGCCCTCGTCCCGCCCGGGGACCCGGCGGCGGTGGCGGCCGAGGTCGCCCGGGTGCTGGACGACCCGGAGGAGGCCGGGCGCCGCGCCACGGCAGGCCGCGAGCGGGCTGCCGGATGGGCCGACGGGATCGCCACGGCGCGTCGGTGGCTGGCCCGCTACGCGCAGCTGCGCGCGTGA
- a CDS encoding SLC13 family permease: protein MAGSSSDRRAAADQATSPDQGAGPPPTRPAGRTWALRLGGLLLAGVVYLALGASTLGGDARVVAAIVTLMAVWWMTEAIPLAATALLPLVLVPPLTGLSIDEAAVPYADPIVFLFLGGFLIAIAMQKWNLHRRIALLTLRQVGTHPRRIVLGMMIATAFLSMWVSNTATTLMMLPIGISVLALVVESATTGREPVAETGDGARATEDELQEQMAQGRSVSDIVADDDVRVFGVSLMLAIAWSASIGGLGTLLGSPPNAIVAGYLSDEVGQDIAFVDWLILGLPLVVVFILVAWLLITRVLFRSGLEEIPGGRELIDGQIADLGPMSRGEKVVLAVFVGAAFFWIVPGLLANIGTLGETAPWLDAVDDTVVAIAAGLVLFLLPADADHRMALTWEDAEKGLPWGVLLLFGGGLSLAAAVAGTGLDEWFGEQVSGLEVLPTVLILACVCALVLLLTEVTSNTATAATFIPVLGGVAVGIGVEPVTLLFPAALAATCAFMLPVGTPPNAIVFGTGAVTIQEMARGGAVLNVVGVVLITLFTVILGPVALGIAL from the coding sequence ATGGCCGGCAGCAGCTCCGACCGACGTGCGGCGGCCGATCAGGCGACCTCACCCGACCAGGGCGCCGGCCCGCCGCCGACCCGTCCGGCCGGGCGCACCTGGGCGCTGCGGCTCGGCGGCCTGCTCCTGGCGGGCGTGGTCTACCTGGCGCTGGGCGCTTCCACCCTCGGCGGGGACGCCCGGGTGGTCGCCGCGATCGTCACGCTCATGGCCGTCTGGTGGATGACCGAGGCGATCCCGCTGGCCGCCACCGCGCTGCTGCCCCTGGTGCTCGTCCCGCCGCTGACCGGGCTGAGCATCGACGAGGCGGCGGTGCCCTACGCCGACCCGATCGTCTTCCTCTTCCTCGGCGGCTTCCTCATCGCCATCGCCATGCAGAAGTGGAACCTGCACCGCCGGATCGCGCTGCTCACCCTGCGCCAGGTCGGCACCCACCCGCGGCGGATCGTCCTCGGCATGATGATCGCCACCGCCTTCCTGTCGATGTGGGTCTCGAACACGGCGACCACCCTGATGATGCTGCCGATCGGCATCTCCGTCCTCGCGCTGGTCGTCGAGAGCGCGACCACCGGGCGGGAGCCGGTCGCCGAGACCGGCGACGGGGCCCGGGCCACCGAGGACGAGCTGCAGGAGCAGATGGCCCAGGGCCGCAGCGTCAGCGACATCGTCGCCGACGACGACGTCCGCGTCTTCGGGGTCTCGCTCATGCTGGCGATCGCTTGGTCCGCCTCGATCGGCGGGCTGGGGACGCTGCTGGGCAGCCCGCCCAACGCGATCGTCGCCGGCTACCTCAGCGACGAGGTCGGCCAGGACATCGCCTTCGTCGACTGGCTGATCCTCGGTCTGCCGCTGGTCGTCGTCTTCATCCTCGTCGCCTGGCTGCTCATCACCCGGGTGCTCTTCCGCTCCGGCCTCGAGGAGATCCCCGGCGGCCGTGAGCTCATCGACGGGCAGATCGCCGACCTCGGCCCGATGAGCCGCGGCGAGAAGGTGGTGCTGGCGGTCTTCGTCGGCGCCGCCTTCTTCTGGATCGTGCCCGGTCTGCTGGCGAACATCGGCACGCTCGGCGAGACGGCGCCCTGGCTGGACGCGGTCGACGACACCGTCGTCGCCATCGCTGCCGGACTGGTGCTCTTCCTGCTGCCCGCCGACGCCGACCACCGGATGGCGCTGACCTGGGAGGACGCCGAGAAGGGGCTGCCCTGGGGCGTCCTGCTGCTCTTCGGCGGCGGCCTCAGCCTGGCCGCCGCGGTGGCCGGCACCGGGCTCGACGAGTGGTTCGGCGAGCAGGTCTCCGGGCTCGAGGTGCTGCCGACGGTGCTCATCCTGGCGTGCGTCTGCGCGCTGGTGCTGCTGCTCACCGAGGTCACCAGCAACACCGCGACCGCGGCCACCTTCATCCCGGTGCTCGGCGGCGTCGCGGTCGGCATCGGGGTCGAGCCGGTCACCCTGCTCTTCCCGGCGGCGCTCGCGGCCACCTGCGCCTTCATGCTGCCGGTCGGCACCCCGCCGAACGCCATCGTCTTCGGTACCGGAGCGGTCACCATCCAGGAGATGGCCCGCGGCGGCGCCGTCCTCAACGTCGTCGGGGTCGTGCTGATCACCCTCTTCACCGTGATCCTCGGGCCGGTGGCGCTGGGCATCGCGTTGTGA
- a CDS encoding DUF4241 domain-containing protein encodes MSTPDPGRIFADAPPGSVREAGTVTVRHGRLSVADPNLLEAAAPLTRAVPDGEHRVQVRLHDGLVAGVRVVLADGAVDRWVEALTSAGRGQVGVDGGAVLLIDPQTHADATTQQAEDLLDRIARSHDDTLPADLGGPVVGVVVSSGAGDGAYPMTWGLDADDGVVALVVDFLVLDDPALAAPDDGRLHGEITATLPCTPGASGHDVLRDHGVLVQVTDESRWLGLSRRRQVIVGDRHGRVAVVSVVDDQGRELTRADRADPLDELPVAYQLDGPAQEGLQLQIVLRP; translated from the coding sequence GTGAGCACGCCTGACCCCGGGCGGATCTTCGCCGACGCACCACCGGGGTCGGTGCGCGAGGCAGGCACCGTGACGGTGCGCCACGGTCGGCTGAGCGTCGCCGACCCGAACCTCCTGGAGGCGGCCGCACCGCTGACCCGGGCGGTGCCCGACGGTGAGCACCGGGTGCAGGTCCGGCTGCACGACGGGCTCGTCGCCGGAGTCCGGGTGGTCCTCGCCGACGGTGCGGTGGACCGCTGGGTCGAGGCGCTGACCTCTGCCGGACGCGGCCAGGTGGGGGTGGACGGTGGGGCGGTCCTGCTCATCGACCCGCAGACCCACGCCGACGCGACCACGCAGCAGGCCGAGGACCTGCTGGACCGGATCGCCCGCAGCCACGACGACACGCTGCCCGCCGACCTGGGCGGCCCGGTGGTCGGGGTCGTGGTGAGCTCCGGCGCAGGTGACGGTGCCTACCCGATGACCTGGGGGCTGGACGCGGACGACGGTGTCGTGGCGCTGGTGGTGGACTTCCTCGTGCTCGACGACCCGGCCCTCGCGGCACCGGACGACGGTCGGCTGCACGGCGAGATCACCGCGACGCTCCCCTGCACCCCGGGGGCGAGCGGCCACGACGTGCTGCGCGACCACGGCGTCCTCGTGCAGGTCACCGACGAGAGCCGCTGGCTGGGCCTGAGCCGGCGCCGTCAGGTGATCGTCGGCGACCGGCACGGCCGCGTCGCCGTGGTGTCGGTCGTCGACGACCAGGGTCGGGAGCTCACCCGCGCCGACCGCGCCGACCCGCTGGACGAGCTGCCGGTCGCCTACCAGCTCGACGGCCCGGCCCAGGAGGGCCTGCAGCTGCAGATCGTGCTGCGCCCCTGA
- a CDS encoding MFS transporter: MATASGLTTMGALTPFLLGAQAVAVRDELGLGLGAFGVAISLFFATAALATVLLADAFGGLSRRTTLATAGLLVAAGALATAGLARGWPSLLVAVVLLGLGNAACQANANLLMSRALPPDRRGLGFGVKQSAVPLAIMLGGLAVPTVGAAWGWRTTFVILGGCGLLVAGDALLRGGRLTALTRDAGRRAEGVDRPPGTALLLAGLGITFASAAANFLGSFVASWGFEVGLTPTQTGLLMAAGSGGSILVRVFSGWRADHRHGANLPVVAAQMLAGALGCLGLMVAAPWSVVAFGLLALSIGWAWPGLLLFAVARVGRDAPARASGVVQSGAFAGGALGPLVLGGLSGAVGFPVTWAVAAGCFVVAALLIMLSRALFLRDLGRRPPREPLRYARSRRTGTA, from the coding sequence ATGGCCACCGCCTCCGGGCTGACGACCATGGGGGCGCTGACCCCCTTCCTGCTCGGCGCCCAGGCGGTCGCGGTGCGCGACGAGCTCGGTCTGGGCCTCGGCGCCTTCGGCGTGGCGATCAGCCTGTTCTTCGCCACCGCCGCCCTGGCCACGGTGCTGCTGGCCGACGCCTTCGGCGGTCTCAGCCGGCGGACCACCCTCGCCACGGCGGGTCTGCTGGTGGCCGCCGGTGCCCTGGCGACGGCCGGCCTGGCCCGCGGCTGGCCGAGCCTGCTCGTCGCGGTGGTGCTGCTCGGCCTGGGCAACGCCGCCTGCCAGGCGAACGCCAACCTGCTCATGTCCCGGGCGCTGCCGCCGGACCGGCGGGGGCTCGGCTTCGGGGTGAAGCAGTCCGCGGTGCCGCTGGCGATCATGCTCGGCGGCCTGGCCGTGCCCACGGTCGGCGCCGCGTGGGGATGGCGCACCACCTTCGTCATCCTCGGTGGGTGCGGGCTGCTGGTGGCTGGTGACGCGCTGCTGCGCGGCGGGCGCCTCACCGCGCTCACCCGGGACGCCGGGCGCCGCGCCGAGGGCGTGGACCGTCCTCCCGGGACGGCGCTGCTGCTCGCCGGTCTCGGCATCACCTTCGCCAGCGCCGCCGCCAACTTCCTCGGCTCCTTCGTCGCCTCCTGGGGGTTCGAGGTCGGCCTGACCCCGACCCAGACCGGTCTGCTCATGGCCGCCGGCTCCGGGGGCTCGATCCTCGTGCGGGTCTTCTCAGGGTGGCGGGCCGACCACCGGCACGGTGCCAACCTGCCGGTGGTCGCCGCGCAGATGCTGGCCGGAGCCCTCGGCTGCCTGGGGCTCATGGTCGCCGCGCCGTGGTCGGTGGTGGCCTTCGGCCTGCTCGCGCTGAGCATCGGCTGGGCCTGGCCGGGGCTGCTGCTCTTCGCGGTGGCGCGGGTAGGGCGGGACGCCCCGGCGCGGGCCTCCGGGGTGGTGCAGTCCGGGGCCTTCGCCGGGGGAGCGCTGGGCCCGCTGGTCCTCGGAGGCCTCAGCGGTGCGGTCGGCTTCCCGGTGACCTGGGCGGTGGCCGCCGGCTGCTTCGTCGTCGCGGCGCTGCTCATCATGCTCTCCCGGGCGCTCTTCCTGCGCGACCTCGGGCGCCGGCCGCCCCGGGAGCCGCTGCGCTACGCCCGCTCGCGTCGCACCGGGACGGCCTGA
- a CDS encoding YchJ family protein, with the protein MTAEQGCRCGADAPFAAHCEPLLDGEPAATAEALMRSRYTAYALLQQGDSRAAAHLWRTWHPRTRPATVEPSPGLRWTGLTVRGSSGGDDDATGQVRFVAAWEIGEGATRQHGELAETADFVRRGGRWVYLEGRAD; encoded by the coding sequence ATGACCGCGGAGCAGGGCTGCCGCTGCGGGGCGGACGCCCCCTTCGCCGCGCACTGCGAGCCGCTGCTCGACGGGGAGCCCGCGGCGACCGCCGAGGCGCTCATGCGCTCGCGCTACACCGCCTACGCCCTGCTGCAGCAGGGTGACTCGCGGGCGGCCGCCCACCTGTGGCGCACCTGGCACCCCCGGACCCGCCCGGCCACCGTCGAGCCCAGCCCGGGGCTGCGGTGGACCGGCCTGACGGTGCGCGGCAGCAGCGGAGGCGACGACGACGCCACCGGTCAGGTGCGCTTCGTCGCCGCCTGGGAGATCGGCGAGGGAGCGACCCGGCAGCACGGCGAGCTCGCCGAGACGGCCGACTTCGTCCGCCGCGGGGGGCGCTGGGTCTACCTCGAGGGCCGCGCGGACTGA
- a CDS encoding CTP synthase — MVASTKHIFVTGGVASSLGKGLTASSLGHLLRARGLRVTMQKLDPYLNVDPGTMNPFQHGEVFVTEDGAETDLDIGHYERFLDVDLDGSANVTTGQVYSRVIARERRGEYLGDTVQVIPHITNEIKDRMRAPAAGSPGIDDADAPDLIITEIGGTVGDIESLPFLEAARQVRHDVGRDSCFFLHVSLVPYLAPSGELKTKPTQHSVAALRQVGIQPDALVLRADREIPEDIKRKISHSCDVDEEAVAACVDAPSIYDIPKVLHRERLDTYVIRRLGVSFTDVNWTSWDTLLRRVHQPEHEVEIALVGKYIDLPDAYLSVTEALRSGGFHHDAKVRIRWVASDECQTPAGAQRALGGVDAVLVPGGFGVRGIEGKLGALRWSREHGVPTLGICLGLQCMVIEHARNVAGIEGASSSEFDPGTPAPVVATMAEQRSVVDGAGDLGGTMRLGSYPARLREGSVTAEAYGTTEVTERHRHRYEVNEDYRARLEETGLVISGTHPELGLVEFVELPREVHPYYVATQAHPEFKSRPDRAHPLFAGLVGAAVQAQRDTRLVEVERPREDAAEGDPGTSGAADRASLEA; from the coding sequence GTGGTGGCTTCGACGAAACACATCTTCGTGACCGGAGGCGTCGCCTCCTCTCTCGGCAAGGGTCTGACGGCCTCGAGCCTGGGGCATCTGCTGCGGGCCAGGGGCCTGCGGGTGACGATGCAGAAGCTCGACCCCTACCTCAACGTCGACCCCGGGACGATGAACCCCTTCCAGCACGGCGAGGTCTTCGTCACCGAGGACGGCGCCGAGACGGACCTGGACATCGGGCACTACGAGCGCTTCCTCGACGTCGACCTCGACGGCTCGGCCAACGTGACCACGGGTCAGGTCTACAGCCGGGTGATCGCCCGGGAGCGACGCGGGGAGTACCTCGGTGACACCGTGCAGGTCATCCCGCACATCACCAACGAGATCAAGGACCGGATGCGCGCGCCGGCCGCCGGCAGCCCCGGCATCGACGACGCCGACGCCCCGGACCTCATCATCACCGAGATCGGCGGCACCGTCGGCGACATCGAGAGCCTGCCCTTCCTCGAGGCCGCCCGTCAGGTGCGCCACGACGTCGGGCGGGACAGCTGCTTCTTCCTGCACGTCTCGCTGGTGCCCTACCTCGCCCCCAGCGGGGAGCTGAAGACCAAGCCCACCCAGCACTCCGTGGCCGCGCTGCGCCAGGTCGGCATCCAGCCGGACGCCCTCGTGCTGCGCGCCGACCGGGAGATCCCCGAGGACATCAAGCGCAAGATCTCGCACAGCTGCGACGTCGACGAGGAGGCGGTGGCCGCCTGCGTCGACGCGCCGAGCATCTACGACATCCCCAAGGTGCTGCACCGCGAGCGGCTGGACACCTACGTGATCCGCCGCCTCGGGGTGAGCTTCACCGACGTCAACTGGACCTCCTGGGACACCCTGCTGCGCCGGGTCCACCAGCCCGAGCACGAGGTCGAGATCGCGCTCGTCGGCAAGTACATCGACCTGCCCGACGCCTACCTGTCGGTGACCGAGGCGCTGCGTTCCGGCGGCTTCCACCACGACGCGAAGGTGCGGATCCGCTGGGTGGCCTCCGACGAGTGCCAGACCCCGGCCGGCGCCCAGCGCGCCCTCGGCGGGGTGGACGCCGTGCTCGTGCCCGGCGGCTTCGGGGTCCGCGGCATCGAGGGCAAGCTCGGCGCGCTGCGCTGGTCCCGCGAGCACGGCGTGCCCACCCTGGGGATCTGCCTCGGGCTGCAGTGCATGGTCATCGAGCACGCCCGCAACGTCGCCGGCATCGAGGGTGCCAGCTCCAGCGAGTTCGACCCCGGCACCCCCGCCCCGGTGGTGGCCACCATGGCCGAGCAGCGCTCGGTCGTCGACGGGGCCGGCGACCTGGGCGGCACCATGCGGCTGGGCTCCTACCCGGCGCGGCTGCGAGAGGGCTCGGTGACCGCCGAGGCCTACGGCACCACCGAGGTCACCGAGCGGCACCGGCACCGCTACGAGGTCAACGAGGACTACCGGGCCCGGCTCGAGGAGACCGGGCTGGTGATCAGCGGCACCCATCCCGAGCTGGGGCTCGTCGAGTTCGTCGAGCTGCCCCGCGAGGTGCACCCCTACTACGTGGCCACCCAGGCGCACCCGGAGTTCAAGAGCCGCCCGGACCGGGCGCACCCGCTCTTCGCCGGTCTCGTCGGCGCCGCCGTCCAGGCGCAGCGGGACACCCGGCTGGTCGAGGTGGAGCGCCCCCGGGAGGACGCCGCCGAGGGCGACCCGGGCACGTCCGGAGCCGCCGACCGGGCGAGCCTCGAGGCATGA